A single genomic interval of Helianthus annuus cultivar XRQ/B chromosome 13, HanXRQr2.0-SUNRISE, whole genome shotgun sequence harbors:
- the LOC110900679 gene encoding putative disease resistance RPP13-like protein 1: MILMDNSNDSMNVLIAGHIAGSIWLFLGQTAVTVFSYGLGISFLPERNTLFRSTFFLFRQEELLRSWPFGLLQLSFFFSSNGLLFLFTSEFFGLSFKPFGLLRLRSFLTGLFFLMPITDAILQDVTKENKEFEDLNQLQKALTEQFKGKRFLLVVDDVWSENYGDWENLVRPFLSCAPGSRIIMTTRKEQLLKQIGFHNVDRLKSLSNEDALRLFAVHALGVDNFDSHTTLKPQGEGIVKKCGCLPLALKAIGRLLRMKTDREDWDDVLNSEMDVEIGNATENGKDVENSDKIVPALRISYHELSADLKQLFAYCSLFPKDFLFDKEELVSLWMAEGFLNPSKSPERLGREYFEILLSRSFFQHAPNDESLFIMHDLMNDLATFVAGEFFLRFDNHMKTKTEALAKYRHMSFTREEYVGYQKFEAFKGAKSLRTFLAVSLGVDKGWECYYLSSKILDDLLPELTLLRVLSLRRFQISKVPEFIGTLKHLRYLNLSRTNIKELPENVTTFGHKTYSVGDDGFAINELKGLTNLHGKVSIEGLHKVQSAKHAREANLSLKKINGLELQWVDVFDGSRMDTLEEEVLNELKPNSDTLKTLSVVSYGGTQISNWVGDRSFHELVNVSIRGYSGMDEVKVIGLELTGNDVNAFRSLEVLTFEDMSGWEGWSTKNEGSAAVFTCLKELYVKNCPQLINVSLQALPSLKVLENFRCGDGVLRSVVQVASSVTRLEISYVSGLTYEVWRGVIRYLREVEELSIRGCDEIKYLWESETEASKLLVRLKELRLQYCSGLVSLEEKEEDGTLLSLRSLSVDSCRSIKRLCCPNSIESLDIEDCSVITDVYLPKEGGNKLKSLRVVDCDKLEGKINNTSMPMLETLYIDNWENLRSISELSNSTHLTSLDIKRCPHIVSLPELQLSNLTSLEIYEFSNFPC; the protein is encoded by the exons ATGATATTAATGGACAATTCAAACGATAGTATGAATGTCTTGATAGCCGGACATATTGCCG GTTCGATCTGGCTTTTTCTCGGACAAACCGCGGTCACGGTTTTCTCCTACGGTCTTGGTATAAGCTTTCTTCCTGAAAGAAACACTTTATTTCGGTCTACGTTCTTTCTCTTCCGGCAAGAAGAActgcttcgatcttggccgttCGGTCTGTTACAGCTTTCGTTCTTCTTCTCCAGTAACGGTCTTCTCTTTCTTTTCACCAGCGAGTTCTTCGGTCTTTCTTTCAAGCCATTCGGTCTATTACGGCTTCGGTCTTTTCTCACTGGTCTCTTCTTTCTTATGCCG ATAACTGATGCTATCCTTCAAGATGTGACTAAAGAAAACAAGGAATTTGAAGATCTAAATCAGCTTCAAAAGGCTCTCACTGAGCAATTTAAGGGCAAACGATTTCTACTAGTAGTTGATGATGTGTGGAGTGAAAACTATGGTGATTGGGAAAACCTAGTGCGCCCATTTCTATCATGTGCTCCTGGAAGTAGGATAATCATGACAACTCGTAAGGAGCAACTGCTCAAACAGATAGGTTTTCATAATGTAGACCGTCTCAAGAGTTTGTCGAATGAAGATGCATTGCGTTTATTTGCAGTACATGCATTGGGGGTAGATAACTTCGACTCACACACGACACTTAAACCGCAAGGTGAAGGTATTGTAAAAAAGTGTGGTTGTTTGCCTTTGGCTTTAAAGGCAATTGGAAGGCTTTTAAGGATGAAAACAGATAGAGAAGACTGGGATGACGTGTTGAATAGCGAGATGGATGTAGAAATTGGTAATGCCACTGAAAATGGTAAAGATGTGGAAAATAGTGATAAGATTGTTCCAGCACTTAGGATAAGCTACCATGAACTTTCTGCAGATTTGAAGCAGTTGTTTGCATACTGTTCCTTGTTCCCCAAAGACTTTTTGTTTGACAAGGAGGAATTGGTATCATTGTGGATGGCGGAAGGGTTTTTGAACCCATCCAAGTCACCAGAACGCTTGGGCCGTGaatattttgaaattttattatCAAGGTCATTTTTCCAACATGCACCTAATGATGAATCATTGTTTATCATGCATGATCTGATGAATGACTTGGCCACTTTTGTTGCCGGAGAATTTTTTCTAAGGTTTGACAATCATATGAAGACAAAGACAGAAGCTTTGGCAAAGTATCGCCATATGTCATTTACTCGCGAGGAGTATGTAGGTTATCAAAAGTTTGAGGCATTCAAAGGAGCCAAAAGCTTGAGAACATTTTTAGCTGTATCTCTCGGTGTGGATAAAGGATGGGAATGTTATTACTTATCCTCTAAGATTTTGGATGACTTACTTCCAGAGTTAACATTGTTAAGGGTCCTTTCTTTGAGGCGTTTTCAGATAAGTAAGGTACCCGAGTTCATTGGTACTTTGAAACACTTGCGGTATCTGAACTTATCTCGAACAAATATAAAAGAGTTACCGGAGAAT GTTACGACATTTGGACATAAGACATACTCCGTTGGAGATGATGGCTTTGCAATAAATGAGCTCAAGGGATTAACAAATCTCCATGGGAAAGTTTCCATTGAGGGATTGCACAAAGTGCAAAGCGCAAAGCATGCACGGGAGGCGAACTTATCTCTAAAAAAGATTAATGGATTAGAGCTGCAATGGGTTGATGTGTTTGATGGCTCACGAATGGATACACTTGAAGAGGAAGTTCTCAATGAGCTGAAACCTAATAGTGATACGTTGAAAACGCTTTCAGTCGTGTCATACGGGGGAACACAAATTTCAAATTGGGTTGGTGATCGCTCTTTTCATGAGTTGGTTAATGTGTCAATACGCGGTT ATTCAGGCATGGATGAGGTTAAAGTCATAGGTTTGGAGTTAACCGGAAATGATGTTAACGCCTTCCGTTCACTCGAAGTTCTAACATTTGAAGATATGTCTGGATGGGAGGGGTGGTCAACTAAAAATGAGGGTTCAGCAGCAGTGTTTACGTGCCTTAAAGAGCTTTATGTGAAGAATTGTCCACAACTGATTAATGTCTCACTTCAAGCACTGCCTTCACTCAAGGTTCTTGAAAATTTCAGATGTGGTGATGGTGTGTTGAGAAGTGTGGTTCAGGTAGCTTCATCAGTCACTAGGTTGGAAATAAGTTATGTATCAGGGCTTACATATGAGGTGTGGAGAGGAGTTATAAGGTATCTTAGGGAAGTTGAAGAATTAAGTATCAGGGGATGTGATGAAATAAAATACTTGTGGGAATCAGAAACAGAGGCAAGTAAGCTTCTTGTGAGATTAAAGGAATTGAGATTACAGTATTGTTCAGGTTTGGTAAGTTTAGAAGAGAAAGAGGAGGATGGCACCCTGTTATCTCTTAGAAGTTTGTCTGTAGATTCTTGTAGAAGCATAAAGCGTTTATGCTGTCCAAATAGCATTGAGAGTTTGGATATTGAAGATTGCTCAGTTATTACAGATGTCTACCTCCCAAAAGAAGGAGGGAATAAGCTCAAATCACTTCGTGTAGTCGATTGTGATAAACTTGAGGGAAAAATCAACAACACAAGCATGCCAATGCTTGAAACCCTATATATTGATAATTGGGAAAATCTAAGATCAATCAGTGAATTGAGTAACTCCACTCACCTCACCAGCCTGGATATAAAGCGATGCCCACATATCGTGTCACTTCCAGAGCTTCAGCTATCAAACCTCACCAGTTTGGAAATTTATGAATTTTCCAACTTCCCTTGTTGA